The following are from one region of the Streptomyces decoyicus genome:
- a CDS encoding site-specific integrase, with amino-acid sequence MITMMRGCGLRNGEARAVNVNNVVSDDVYRVTCQIHHNTYKTAPLKHRRPGEFRDVPLPRSVKEAIERFEQRHGTTDEGYLLHGPNGYFTYRIESTRAAKLHTVLPPPDGMTLSGYRDLFASVCLEHGIPITDVSEWLGHRKIETTYRAYRHVMPGSLARAGQALDRTLAT; translated from the coding sequence ATGATCACCATGATGCGCGGCTGCGGACTGCGCAACGGCGAGGCCCGCGCCGTCAACGTCAACAACGTGGTATCCGACGACGTATACCGGGTGACCTGCCAGATCCACCACAACACCTACAAGACCGCACCCCTGAAACACCGCCGGCCAGGAGAATTCCGCGACGTCCCCCTGCCGCGATCCGTAAAGGAAGCCATCGAACGCTTTGAACAGCGACACGGCACGACGGACGAGGGCTACCTGCTGCACGGACCGAACGGCTATTTCACCTACCGGATAGAGAGCACGCGGGCAGCCAAACTGCACACCGTGCTTCCTCCCCCGGACGGCATGACCCTCTCCGGCTACCGCGACCTGTTCGCCTCCGTCTGCCTGGAACACGGCATCCCCATCACCGACGTCTCCGAATGGCTGGGTCACCGCAAGATCGAGACGACCTACCGCGCCTACCGACACGTGATGCCCGGATCGCTCGCACGGGCCGGGCAAGCCCTGGACCGCACCCTCGCAACCTGA
- a CDS encoding tyrosine-type recombinase/integrase, translating into MTFAEYAEYWRTRQRHLVDYSTGRKHRSHLTAHLYPELGEHRMESISPMIIEHFITGMERRNIQPGTQRNVYGLLRAVLLDAVRKGAMATHPTLGIKTRDYFPRDPSSRPSNTPQPRPARRISNWA; encoded by the coding sequence ATGACCTTCGCCGAATACGCGGAGTACTGGCGCACGCGGCAACGCCACCTCGTGGACTACTCCACGGGCCGAAAACACCGCTCCCACCTCACCGCACACCTCTATCCGGAACTCGGCGAACACCGGATGGAATCCATCAGCCCGATGATCATCGAGCATTTCATCACCGGCATGGAACGCCGGAACATCCAGCCTGGAACACAGCGCAACGTCTATGGCCTCCTCCGGGCCGTCCTCCTGGACGCGGTCCGCAAAGGAGCCATGGCCACCCACCCCACCCTCGGCATCAAAACCCGCGACTACTTCCCCCGCGATCCATCATCCCGACCGTCGAATACGCCACAGCCGCGGCCCGCACGGCGGATTTCCAACTGGGCCTGA
- a CDS encoding IS701 family transposase — translation MGGDLADVRVWASELDAVHERFVHRFSRTEPRESALAYMRGLIAPLERKNGWTLAEQAGHAAPDRIHRLLNRIEWEADEVLDDVRDYVVENLGDPEAVLIVDDTGFLKKGVRSAGVQRQYSGTAGRTENCQVGVFLAYAAGGGRTLIDRRLYLPTSWTDDRERCRRAGIDDAVGFETKVVMAKKMVRRAIADKIPFCWVTADAAYGFSKGWRCELEQADVFHVMATTRHDTVVTRWALDHPVHDLFTGLPRQKWKRRSCGSGAHGLRVFDWARVEVRPWHREDRRHWVLARRSVRRPEQLSYYIAYCPAGTTLDELIHIAGSPWAVEECFQTAKQECGLDDYQVRRYPGWHRHITLAMAAHACLTVLRARELDTGKAETDPPSSSASASPRSDA, via the coding sequence ATGGGTGGGGACCTTGCTGATGTCAGGGTGTGGGCCAGTGAACTGGACGCTGTGCACGAGCGGTTCGTGCATCGGTTTTCCAGGACGGAGCCGCGGGAGTCGGCGCTTGCCTATATGCGGGGGTTGATCGCTCCGCTGGAGCGGAAGAACGGCTGGACACTGGCCGAACAGGCCGGTCACGCCGCTCCGGACCGGATCCATCGGCTGCTGAACCGGATCGAGTGGGAAGCCGACGAGGTCCTCGACGATGTGCGCGACTACGTCGTCGAGAACCTCGGCGACCCCGAGGCCGTGCTCATCGTGGACGACACCGGCTTCCTGAAGAAAGGCGTGCGCTCGGCAGGTGTCCAGCGTCAGTACTCCGGAACCGCGGGACGGACGGAGAACTGCCAGGTCGGCGTCTTCCTCGCCTATGCAGCCGGCGGCGGGCGGACACTGATCGACCGCAGGTTATATCTGCCCACTTCCTGGACAGACGACCGTGAACGCTGCCGCAGGGCCGGCATCGACGACGCGGTCGGCTTCGAGACCAAGGTCGTCATGGCCAAAAAAATGGTCCGCCGCGCGATCGCAGACAAGATCCCGTTTTGTTGGGTGACCGCTGATGCCGCCTACGGCTTCAGCAAGGGCTGGCGCTGCGAACTGGAGCAGGCCGATGTCTTCCACGTCATGGCCACCACCCGCCACGACACCGTCGTCACCCGCTGGGCCCTCGACCACCCCGTCCACGACCTGTTCACCGGCCTGCCGCGGCAGAAGTGGAAACGCCGCTCGTGCGGGAGTGGTGCTCATGGACTGCGGGTGTTCGACTGGGCCCGCGTCGAAGTCCGTCCCTGGCACCGTGAGGACCGTCGGCACTGGGTTCTCGCCCGTCGCAGTGTCAGGCGGCCCGAGCAGCTCTCTTACTACATCGCCTACTGTCCCGCCGGCACCACCCTGGACGAGCTGATTCACATCGCCGGCAGCCCGTGGGCCGTCGAAGAATGCTTCCAGACGGCGAAGCAGGAGTGCGGCCTGGATGACTACCAAGTCCGCCGCTACCCGGGCTGGCACCGCCACATCACCCTGGCCATGGCAGCCCACGCCTGCCTGACCGTCCTGCGGGCCCGTGAACTCGATACCGGGAAAGCAGAAACGGATCCTCCCAGCTCATCGGCCTCAGCCTCGCCGAGATCAGACGCCTGA
- a CDS encoding heavy metal translocating P-type ATPase, with protein MSGVVVRSVAAGRARLTVPWVWARPGSAGLVDERLTGIRGFRALRIFPRTGSVVIWMVPDLLDVDRLVGALEEAPPASTPAKPTRSTPDSSTGELARLVVGGAVLAFVALRRLLRRPRITAGSSGLLGAITLFTGLPFFRGALRSLRGRSHPGTDTLVTAATVISLVLRENVVALTVLWLLNIGEFLQTLTLRRTRRAIEELLTIGEERVWLVREGGAEDGAGVEVEVALEEVVPGDVVAVYKHHRIPVDGTVVGGEALVDQAAITGEALPVYARAGAEVYAGTIVTSGSLTIRAASVGADTTVGRIISRVEEAQSDRAPIQTVATRFTQRFVPVSFALAALTYAITRDARRAMTMLLIACPCAAGLATPTAISAAIGNGARRGTLIKGGTHLEGIGRVTAVVFDKTGTLTFGRPLVTSVVTLTDRFTANEVLSLAASGELHARHPLAQAIVAHTEEQHLRAPIHQACEVVLGMGMRAELDGTRLLVGSPALLRQHGVQLMEEAQGWTEQLRSGGETVICIAHDDDLIGLLGVSDAVRSGADTVVRQLRDLGVSRVVLLTGDAPETAHAVADTLGITEVHAHALPEGKLQLIRDLQTEGHTVAMVGDGTNDAPALALSDVGISMGAHSSHVALETADIALPGDDLRQVPAVVELSRHTLRVVRQNYGLAIGVNLLGLIAGAGGSMNPVLAALLHNTSSIAVVGNSARLVNHTPHLPPIADDILMAAPLEDHRVR; from the coding sequence ATGTCCGGCGTGGTTGTCCGCTCCGTGGCCGCGGGCCGGGCCCGGCTGACCGTGCCCTGGGTATGGGCGCGCCCCGGCAGCGCCGGGCTGGTCGATGAGCGACTGACCGGTATCCGCGGCTTCCGGGCGCTGCGGATCTTCCCGCGCACCGGCAGTGTCGTGATCTGGATGGTGCCGGACCTGCTGGATGTCGACCGCTTGGTCGGCGCCCTCGAAGAGGCACCACCCGCCTCCACGCCCGCCAAGCCGACCCGCTCCACACCCGACTCCTCCACCGGCGAACTCGCCCGCCTGGTCGTTGGCGGCGCAGTACTCGCCTTCGTGGCGCTGCGCCGACTGCTACGCCGGCCGCGCATCACCGCGGGCTCCTCCGGCCTCCTCGGGGCGATCACCCTCTTCACCGGCCTGCCGTTCTTCCGCGGCGCCCTGCGCTCCCTGCGCGGCCGCAGCCACCCCGGAACCGACACCCTCGTCACGGCCGCGACCGTGATTTCGCTGGTGCTACGCGAAAACGTCGTAGCCCTCACCGTCCTCTGGCTCCTCAACATCGGCGAATTTCTCCAGACCCTGACGCTCCGTCGGACCCGGCGTGCCATCGAGGAGTTGCTCACCATCGGCGAGGAGCGGGTATGGCTCGTACGGGAAGGTGGCGCGGAGGACGGAGCAGGGGTCGAGGTGGAAGTGGCGCTCGAAGAGGTCGTCCCGGGCGATGTGGTCGCCGTCTATAAGCACCACCGCATCCCGGTCGACGGGACGGTCGTCGGTGGAGAAGCGCTGGTCGATCAGGCGGCGATCACCGGTGAGGCGCTGCCGGTCTACGCCCGCGCCGGCGCCGAGGTCTACGCCGGGACCATCGTCACCTCCGGCTCGCTGACCATCCGGGCCGCGTCCGTCGGCGCGGACACCACGGTCGGCCGGATCATCAGCCGGGTCGAGGAGGCCCAGTCGGACCGGGCGCCGATCCAGACCGTCGCCACCCGCTTCACCCAGCGCTTCGTCCCTGTCTCGTTCGCCCTGGCCGCACTGACCTACGCCATCACCCGTGACGCCCGCCGCGCCATGACGATGCTGCTGATCGCCTGCCCCTGCGCGGCCGGACTCGCCACGCCCACCGCCATCAGCGCCGCCATCGGCAACGGCGCACGGCGCGGCACCCTCATCAAGGGCGGCACCCACCTGGAGGGCATCGGCCGGGTCACCGCCGTCGTCTTCGACAAGACCGGCACCCTCACCTTCGGACGGCCCCTGGTCACCAGCGTGGTCACGCTCACCGACCGCTTCACCGCCAACGAGGTCCTCAGCCTCGCCGCTTCCGGAGAGCTGCACGCCCGCCACCCCCTCGCCCAGGCCATCGTCGCGCACACCGAGGAACAGCACCTGCGCGCGCCCATCCACCAAGCCTGCGAAGTCGTCCTCGGCATGGGCATGCGGGCCGAACTCGACGGCACCCGGCTGCTGGTGGGCAGCCCCGCCCTGTTGCGCCAGCACGGTGTCCAGCTGATGGAGGAGGCTCAGGGCTGGACCGAACAGCTGCGTTCCGGCGGCGAGACCGTCATCTGCATCGCCCACGATGACGATCTGATCGGTCTGCTCGGCGTCTCCGATGCCGTACGGTCCGGAGCCGACACCGTCGTGCGGCAACTGCGAGACCTGGGGGTGTCCCGTGTGGTGCTGCTCACCGGCGACGCGCCCGAGACCGCGCATGCCGTCGCCGACACCCTCGGCATCACCGAGGTCCATGCGCACGCGCTCCCGGAAGGCAAACTCCAGCTGATCCGCGACCTCCAGACCGAGGGCCACACAGTCGCCATGGTCGGCGACGGCACCAACGACGCCCCCGCTTTGGCCCTTTCCGACGTCGGCATCTCCATGGGCGCCCACTCCTCCCATGTCGCCCTGGAGACGGCCGATATCGCGCTGCCGGGCGACGATCTGCGGCAGGTCCCCGCCGTCGTCGAACTCAGCCGGCATACCCTGCGCGTGGTCCGCCAGAATTACGGCCTCGCCATCGGCGTCAATCTGCTGGGCCTGATCGCCGGCGCCGGCGGTTCCATGAATCCGGTTCTCGCCGCCCTCCTCCACAACACCAGCAGCATCGCCGTCGTCGGCAATTCGGCGCGGCTGGTCAACCACACCCCACACTTGCCCCCAATAGCCGACGACATACTGATGGCAGCGCCGCTGGAGGACCACAGGGTGCGTTGA
- a CDS encoding DUF1490 family protein: MHPVALAGAAAGRLAHYAVSGVVGALIIKTAAKRLPEAKPAARKAVVGGLAGGIVAGRWLASAAEEARLKAGDVLAEARTSLGEEVPPPSAVATEGHAHDHEH, from the coding sequence ATGCACCCCGTCGCGCTCGCCGGCGCCGCAGCCGGACGGCTCGCCCACTACGCGGTCTCCGGAGTGGTGGGCGCCCTGATCATCAAGACCGCTGCCAAGCGCCTTCCCGAGGCGAAGCCCGCCGCCCGCAAGGCAGTTGTCGGCGGCCTGGCTGGCGGTATCGTCGCCGGCCGGTGGCTGGCCTCGGCTGCGGAGGAGGCCCGGCTCAAGGCAGGTGATGTCCTCGCCGAGGCCCGTACGTCACTGGGCGAAGAGGTTCCGCCACCGTCCGCGGTCGCCACCGAGGGCCACGCGCACGACCACGAGCACTGA
- a CDS encoding metal ABC transporter permease: protein MFADGGQDNGIWHQIFNFDNYGELLALVQNSLLAGVLLGLVGGLAGVFVIMRDLPFAVHGISELSFAGASAALLLGVNIVAGSIAGSLIAAAAIGILGVHGRDRNSIIGIIMPFGLGLGVLFLSLYKGRAANKFGILTGQIIAVGTPQMAWLLGTSAVVLLALTIVWKPLTFASVDPEVAAARGVPVRALSLAFMLVLGLAVALCVQIVGALLVLALLVTPAAAAARLTASPVLLPVLSVAFALCAMEGGILLALGSTIPISPYVTTIAFIIYLGCRLAAARRASPAPGSALGSPRDSVRTHT from the coding sequence CTGTTCGCCGACGGCGGGCAGGACAACGGCATCTGGCATCAGATCTTCAACTTCGACAACTACGGCGAACTGCTCGCACTCGTGCAGAATTCGCTGCTCGCCGGGGTGCTGCTCGGTCTGGTCGGCGGGCTGGCCGGAGTGTTCGTGATCATGCGCGATCTGCCGTTCGCCGTGCACGGTATCAGTGAGCTGTCGTTTGCCGGCGCCTCGGCGGCGCTGCTGCTCGGGGTGAACATCGTGGCCGGGTCCATCGCCGGATCCCTGATCGCGGCCGCGGCGATCGGCATCCTGGGGGTCCACGGCCGCGACCGTAATTCGATCATCGGCATCATCATGCCGTTCGGACTCGGCCTCGGAGTGCTCTTCCTGTCCCTCTACAAGGGCCGGGCGGCGAACAAGTTCGGCATCCTGACCGGCCAGATCATCGCCGTCGGCACCCCGCAGATGGCCTGGCTCCTCGGCACGTCAGCGGTGGTACTGCTCGCCCTAACCATCGTCTGGAAGCCGCTGACCTTCGCCAGCGTCGACCCGGAGGTGGCCGCAGCGCGAGGCGTCCCGGTGCGCGCGCTCTCGCTGGCGTTCATGCTGGTGCTCGGCCTTGCGGTGGCCCTGTGCGTACAGATCGTCGGAGCGCTGCTGGTGCTCGCGCTCCTGGTCACCCCGGCGGCCGCCGCCGCACGCCTCACGGCGTCCCCGGTGCTGCTGCCCGTGCTGAGCGTCGCATTCGCCCTCTGCGCGATGGAGGGCGGCATCCTGCTCGCGCTCGGCAGCACCATCCCCATCAGCCCGTATGTCACGACCATCGCCTTCATCATCTACCTCGGGTGCCGGCTGGCAGCAGCACGGCGGGCCTCCCCTGCGCCGGGGTCGGCACTCGGCTCGCCCCGGGACTCCGTCCGGACGCACACTTGA
- a CDS encoding metal ABC transporter ATP-binding protein, with the protein MKRTEAVSPLSPADRAAGRSAGPGAPVLSLRNATLAYGDRVLWRYLHLDVRPGEFIAVLGPNGSGKTSLLRVLLGRQQLTGGSLAVLGRPPQSGSRHIGYVPQQTLQPTHTLLRARDLVRLGLDGHRWGPPLARRAIRRRVDELLDAVGAAPYADVPLGRLSGGEQQRVRVAQALATDPRILLCDEPLLSLDLQHQRTITGLVEERRRTAGTAVVFVTHEINPVLGLVDRVLYLARGGHRIGPPDEVMTSSTLTELYGTQVDVVRVRGRIVVVGAPDDGAGHTHDDRTEGGESQ; encoded by the coding sequence ATGAAACGCACGGAGGCCGTGTCTCCGCTCTCCCCGGCAGACCGAGCTGCCGGGCGGAGCGCCGGTCCCGGTGCGCCGGTGCTCAGTCTGCGGAATGCAACGCTGGCGTATGGCGACCGCGTGCTTTGGCGCTACCTGCACCTCGATGTACGACCCGGCGAATTCATCGCTGTGCTGGGCCCGAACGGATCGGGCAAGACCAGTCTGCTGCGGGTGCTCCTGGGCCGACAGCAGCTCACCGGTGGGTCGCTCGCTGTCCTCGGCCGCCCTCCACAAAGCGGCAGCCGGCACATCGGCTACGTCCCCCAGCAGACGCTCCAGCCCACGCACACCCTGCTGCGCGCCCGCGACCTGGTGCGTCTCGGCCTGGACGGGCACCGCTGGGGGCCGCCTCTCGCACGCCGGGCGATTCGCCGCCGGGTGGACGAGCTCCTGGATGCGGTCGGCGCCGCGCCGTATGCGGACGTTCCCCTCGGTCGGCTCTCCGGCGGCGAGCAGCAGCGCGTCCGCGTCGCGCAGGCGCTGGCCACCGACCCGCGGATCCTGCTCTGCGACGAACCCCTGCTCTCCCTCGACCTGCAGCATCAGCGCACCATTACCGGCCTGGTGGAGGAGCGGCGACGCACCGCAGGTACCGCCGTTGTCTTCGTGACGCATGAGATCAACCCCGTTCTGGGCCTGGTGGACCGCGTCCTGTATCTGGCCCGCGGCGGGCACCGGATCGGGCCGCCGGACGAGGTGATGACCTCCTCGACACTGACCGAGCTGTACGGGACGCAGGTGGACGTCGTCCGTGTCCGGGGCCGGATCGTGGTGGTCGGGGCACCTGATGACGGCGCCGGCCACACCCACGACGACAGGACGGAGGGCGGCGAGAGCCAGTGA
- a CDS encoding metal ABC transporter solute-binding protein, Zn/Mn family: MKASSVRGTAVLTGLALALASGCAGSSDAGSRVGSQTGAPSPSIPVVASTNVYGDIVRQIGGGKVKVVSIISDPAQDPHSYEASTQNRLELSKAKVVVENGGGYDDFVDRMLHSAKNSSPAVIDAVQVSGKAPNAGGEFNEHIWYDLPAMGKLADRVAAALARTAPADAATFRHNATTFKDKLSALESKERQVKAAHAGTAVAVSEPVPLYMTGAMGLRNKTPADFSQAVEEGGDVSAQSLQRTLALFTGKQVKALIYNKQTSGPPTEKVKAAAEDNGVPVVPVTETLPQSEDYIGWMAANVGAIRSALDR, translated from the coding sequence ATGAAGGCGTCCTCGGTCCGCGGCACAGCGGTGCTCACGGGGCTGGCGCTCGCCTTGGCCAGCGGCTGCGCAGGCTCCTCGGACGCCGGTTCCCGCGTCGGCTCCCAGACCGGTGCTCCGTCGCCCTCGATTCCGGTCGTCGCCTCTACGAATGTGTACGGGGACATCGTCCGGCAGATCGGCGGCGGCAAGGTCAAAGTCGTCTCGATCATCAGCGACCCGGCGCAGGACCCCCATTCGTACGAGGCCAGCACGCAGAATCGGCTCGAGCTGTCCAAGGCGAAGGTCGTGGTCGAGAACGGCGGCGGCTACGACGACTTCGTCGACAGGATGCTGCACAGTGCGAAGAACTCCTCACCCGCCGTCATCGACGCCGTGCAGGTGTCCGGGAAGGCACCGAATGCGGGCGGGGAGTTCAACGAACACATCTGGTACGACCTCCCCGCGATGGGAAAGCTGGCCGACCGGGTCGCCGCCGCCCTGGCCAGGACCGCCCCCGCCGACGCTGCCACGTTCCGCCACAACGCCACGACGTTCAAAGACAAGCTGTCGGCGCTGGAGAGTAAGGAACGGCAGGTCAAGGCAGCCCACGCGGGTACTGCCGTGGCGGTCAGCGAGCCCGTACCGCTGTATATGACCGGGGCCATGGGGTTGCGGAACAAGACGCCGGCGGACTTCAGTCAGGCCGTCGAGGAGGGCGGGGACGTCTCCGCACAGAGCCTGCAGCGGACGCTCGCGCTGTTCACCGGAAAACAGGTCAAGGCGTTGATCTATAACAAGCAGACCTCCGGGCCCCCGACGGAGAAGGTCAAGGCGGCGGCCGAGGACAACGGAGTCCCGGTGGTCCCGGTGACCGAGACCCTTCCCCAAAGCGAGGACTACATCGGCTGGATGGCAGCCAATGTCGGAGCGATCAGGAGCGCATTGGACCGGTGA